The following coding sequences lie in one Constrictibacter sp. MBR-5 genomic window:
- a CDS encoding cupin domain-containing protein, with protein sequence MPADAARPAAVPTRQVDNDRVCVTEWRFAPNAATGWHRHAHDYVVVPLMDGKLLLKHPDGSETTADLKAGVSYFRETGVEHDVINASGHEFAFVEIEMK encoded by the coding sequence ATGCCGGCTGATGCCGCACGCCCTGCCGCCGTCCCCACGCGCCAGGTGGACAACGACCGCGTCTGCGTCACCGAATGGCGCTTCGCCCCGAACGCCGCGACCGGATGGCACCGCCACGCGCACGACTACGTCGTCGTGCCCCTGATGGACGGAAAGCTCCTCCTGAAGCACCCCGACGGCAGCGAGACGACGGCCGACCTGAAGGCCGGGGTCTCCTATTTCCGCGAGACCGGCGTCGAGCACGACGTCATAAACGCGAGCGGCCACGAGTTCGCCTTCGTCGAGATCGAGATGAAATAG
- a CDS encoding orotate phosphoribosyltransferase — translation MADVTQDRRRIADTTAGILLEIGAILANTDEPFTFTSGSRSPVYVDIRKLIGYPRARAKIMDMAVEVIGQEIGYESIDAIAGGETAGIPFAAWIAERMGLPMVYVRKKPKGFGRMAQIEGELREGQRVLLVEDLASEGGSKIAFCNALRQAGAVVGHTFVVFHYGIFPESIDRLREMGVRLHGLATWADAIDTAEKRGYFPPPVAADVRRFLDDPRGWAASRGL, via the coding sequence ATGGCTGACGTAACGCAGGATCGACGGCGCATCGCCGACACGACGGCGGGTATCCTGCTGGAAATCGGGGCCATCCTGGCGAATACGGACGAACCCTTCACCTTCACGTCCGGCAGCCGCAGCCCCGTCTACGTCGATATCCGCAAGCTGATCGGCTACCCGCGTGCCCGCGCCAAGATCATGGACATGGCCGTCGAGGTCATCGGTCAGGAGATCGGCTACGAGTCGATCGACGCGATCGCCGGAGGGGAGACGGCCGGCATTCCGTTTGCCGCATGGATCGCCGAACGGATGGGGCTGCCCATGGTTTATGTCCGCAAGAAACCCAAGGGGTTCGGGCGGATGGCTCAGATCGAAGGTGAGCTCCGTGAGGGGCAGCGCGTGCTTCTCGTCGAGGATCTGGCCAGCGAAGGCGGCAGCAAGATCGCCTTCTGCAACGCCTTGCGGCAGGCCGGGGCGGTCGTCGGTCACACGTTCGTGGTCTTCCACTACGGCATTTTCCCCGAGAGCATCGACCGCCTGCGGGAGATGGGCGTTCGGCTGCATGGTCTCGCGACCTGGGCCGATGCCATCGACACGGCCGAGAAGCGCGGCTACTTCCCGCCGCCCGTCGCCGCAGATGTGCGCCGCTTTCTCGACGATCCCCGCGGCTGGGCCGCTTCCCGGGGCCTCTGA